A part of Miscanthus floridulus cultivar M001 chromosome 6, ASM1932011v1, whole genome shotgun sequence genomic DNA contains:
- the LOC136459198 gene encoding uncharacterized protein isoform X2 — MARPGSRRARHLPPPASPEPRAAAATPPRPGSASRRRARRVRVQSPSLAAVRRGPAPPPPHPPPDTPPVRWPLGAGARSASRPGAGAAALSVREIAAALWRMQPPQAPPPGPGTGTARRSRAQSSSKRPHTPDHRQQYKAVIQGRTGNRTVSNVPHEMEAHSAVRQIETEMATKWNHQFMKASQGADYDYIEHNQRDAGGEIYSLREELMVAQDRIHELEAECRSTKKQLDHLAKNIAEEKASLKSREHDKFHHILDAVKEELNRERKQRQRAEMLNSKLHNDLSEMKFAAKRYLQDYEKERKARVLMEEVCDELAKEIAEGKAEVEAMRSESMKIKDELEEEKKMLQMAEVWREERVQMKLVDAKLTLENKYSQLSNLQYELEDFLRSQPGCNIEKVTVREAERLKEAICSSVINGIKEFSYKPPPSEDIFAAFEELKQREDTAEKVIVQCNGNRPKSRASRAHTASLETDMFLENQPSRYCNQPRTQNEAAEDDSGWETVSEVEENGCSDSPGGSEPSVNGFCGENDASVSGTDWDENCDNDQAHSEISEVCSTTAGRSRSKRPFGGLWRSSNTVDQKKMGSNTLNGRSSNGRMSNVTESPDLKNSEVCDSPHITGQWRPDLLNPGIVRAIKGCIDRPRGVQKHSLKSKILEARIDNSKVQLRQALKQKI, encoded by the exons ATGGCGCGCCCCGGCAGCCGCCGCGCCCGCCACCTGCCGCCTCCGGCGAGCCCCGAGCCGCGGGCGGCAGCAGCCACGCCCCCGCGGCCCGGGTCCGCgtcccgccgccgcgcccgcaggGTCCGCGTCCAGAGCCCCTCTCTCGCGGCCGTCCGCCGGGggcccgccccgccgccgccacacCCTCCTCCGGACACCCCGCCGGTCCGCTGGCCCCTGGGCGCGGGCGCTCGCTCTGCCTCCCGTCCCGGCGCGGGCGCTGCTGCCCTATCGGTGCGGGAGATCGCCGCGGCGCTGTGGCGAATGCAGCCGCcgcaggcgccgccgccggggcCTGGGACTGGGACGGCGCGACGGAGTAGGGCTCAG TCCAGTTCAAAGCGCCCACACACGCCTGACCATCGTCAGCAATATAAAGCAGTTATCCAGGGCAGGACAGGGAATAGGACTGTTAGCAATGTCCCACATGAG ATGGAAGCTCATTCTGCAGTGCGTCAAATAGAAACAGAAATGGCAACAAAGTGGAACCATCAATTCATGAAAGCTTCCCAGGGTGCAGATTATGATTACATTGAACACAATCAGAGGGATGCTGGTGGAGAAATCTATTCACTGAGGGAGGAGCTTATGGTGGCTCAGGACCGGATTCATGAGCTTGAAGCAGAGTGTCGATCTACAAAGAAGCAGCTTGATCACTTGGCGAAGAATATTGCAGAGGAAAAGGCTTCTTTGAAGAGCAGGGAACATGATAAGTTTCACCACATCTTAGATGCTGTTAAGGAAGAACTGAACCGGGAGAGGAAACAGCGACAGCGGGCAGAAATGCTGAATTCCAAACTGCACAATGATCTATCTGAGATGAAGTTTGCTGCAAAGCGTTATTTGCAAGATTATGAGAAGGAGAGGAAGGCACGGGTGCTCATGGAAGAGGTTTGTGATGAATTAGCGAAGGAGATCGCAGAAGGCAAAGCTGAGGTTGAGGCTATGAGAAGTGAATCGATGAAGATCAAAGATGAAttggaggaagagaagaagatgCTCCAGATGGCTGAGGTTTGGCGTGAAGAGAGGGTACAAATGAAGCTGGTTGATGCAAAGCTGACACTTGAGAATAAGTATTCCCAGCTGAGCAATCTTCAGTATGAACTTGAGGATTTCCTTCGTTCCCAACCAGGCTGTAATATAGAAAAAGTAACAGTAAGGGAAGCAGAGAGGCTTAAAGAAGCAATCTGCTCTTCGGTGATAAATGGTATCAAGGAGTTCTCTTACAAGCCCCCTCCTTCAGAAGACATTTTTGCTGCATTCGAAGAACTCAAGCAAAGAGAAGATACTGCTGAGAAGGTGATTGTGCAATGTAACGGAAATAGGCCCAAGAGTCGTGCATCAAGAGCCCATACAGCTAGTCTTGAAACAGACATGTTCTTGGAGAATCAGCCAAGCAGATATTGCAATCAGCCTCGCACCCAAAATGAGGCGGCAGAAGATGATAGTGGATGGGAAACTGTAAGCGAAGTTGAGGAGAATGGGTGTAGTGATTCACCAGGAGGAAGTGAACCGTCTGTAAATGGCTTCTGTGGAGAAAACGATGCTTCCGTGAGTGGAACTGATTGGGATGAAAACTGTGACAATGATCAGGCACATAGTGAGATCAGTGAAGTTTGTTCAACAACAGCAGGCAGGTCTCGGAGTAAAAGGCCATTCGGCGGACTATGGAGATCATCAAACACTGTCGACCAAAAGAAAATGGGATCCAATACACTCAATGGTAGATCGTCAAATGGAAGGATGTCAAATGTCACTGAATCTCCTGACCTGAAGAACAGTGAGGTTTGTGACAGTCCGCACATCACAGGGCAATGGAGGCCGGACCTGCTAAACCCGGGCATTGTTCGAGCTATAAAAGGATGCATCGACCGGCCCCGAGGAGTGCAGAAGCACAGTTTGAAGTCCAAGATTCTGGAGGCAAGAATTGACAACAGTAAGGTCCAGCTGCGCCAAGCATTGAAGCAGAAGATATAG
- the LOC136459198 gene encoding uncharacterized protein isoform X1 translates to MARPGSRRARHLPPPASPEPRAAAATPPRPGSASRRRARRVRVQSPSLAAVRRGPAPPPPHPPPDTPPVRWPLGAGARSASRPGAGAAALSVREIAAALWRMQPPQAPPPGPGTGTARRSRAQSSSKRPHTPDHCQQFMHWKLQSSSKRPHTPDHRQQYKAVIQGRTGNRTVSNVPHEMEAHSAVRQIETEMATKWNHQFMKASQGADYDYIEHNQRDAGGEIYSLREELMVAQDRIHELEAECRSTKKQLDHLAKNIAEEKASLKSREHDKFHHILDAVKEELNRERKQRQRAEMLNSKLHNDLSEMKFAAKRYLQDYEKERKARVLMEEVCDELAKEIAEGKAEVEAMRSESMKIKDELEEEKKMLQMAEVWREERVQMKLVDAKLTLENKYSQLSNLQYELEDFLRSQPGCNIEKVTVREAERLKEAICSSVINGIKEFSYKPPPSEDIFAAFEELKQREDTAEKVIVQCNGNRPKSRASRAHTASLETDMFLENQPSRYCNQPRTQNEAAEDDSGWETVSEVEENGCSDSPGGSEPSVNGFCGENDASVSGTDWDENCDNDQAHSEISEVCSTTAGRSRSKRPFGGLWRSSNTVDQKKMGSNTLNGRSSNGRMSNVTESPDLKNSEVCDSPHITGQWRPDLLNPGIVRAIKGCIDRPRGVQKHSLKSKILEARIDNSKVQLRQALKQKI, encoded by the exons ATGGCGCGCCCCGGCAGCCGCCGCGCCCGCCACCTGCCGCCTCCGGCGAGCCCCGAGCCGCGGGCGGCAGCAGCCACGCCCCCGCGGCCCGGGTCCGCgtcccgccgccgcgcccgcaggGTCCGCGTCCAGAGCCCCTCTCTCGCGGCCGTCCGCCGGGggcccgccccgccgccgccacacCCTCCTCCGGACACCCCGCCGGTCCGCTGGCCCCTGGGCGCGGGCGCTCGCTCTGCCTCCCGTCCCGGCGCGGGCGCTGCTGCCCTATCGGTGCGGGAGATCGCCGCGGCGCTGTGGCGAATGCAGCCGCcgcaggcgccgccgccggggcCTGGGACTGGGACGGCGCGACGGAGTAGGGCTCAG TCCAGTTCAAAGCGCCCACACACGCCTGACCATTGTCAACAATTCATGCACTGGAAACTGCAGTCCAGTTCAAAGCGCCCACACACGCCTGACCATCGTCAGCAATATAAAGCAGTTATCCAGGGCAGGACAGGGAATAGGACTGTTAGCAATGTCCCACATGAG ATGGAAGCTCATTCTGCAGTGCGTCAAATAGAAACAGAAATGGCAACAAAGTGGAACCATCAATTCATGAAAGCTTCCCAGGGTGCAGATTATGATTACATTGAACACAATCAGAGGGATGCTGGTGGAGAAATCTATTCACTGAGGGAGGAGCTTATGGTGGCTCAGGACCGGATTCATGAGCTTGAAGCAGAGTGTCGATCTACAAAGAAGCAGCTTGATCACTTGGCGAAGAATATTGCAGAGGAAAAGGCTTCTTTGAAGAGCAGGGAACATGATAAGTTTCACCACATCTTAGATGCTGTTAAGGAAGAACTGAACCGGGAGAGGAAACAGCGACAGCGGGCAGAAATGCTGAATTCCAAACTGCACAATGATCTATCTGAGATGAAGTTTGCTGCAAAGCGTTATTTGCAAGATTATGAGAAGGAGAGGAAGGCACGGGTGCTCATGGAAGAGGTTTGTGATGAATTAGCGAAGGAGATCGCAGAAGGCAAAGCTGAGGTTGAGGCTATGAGAAGTGAATCGATGAAGATCAAAGATGAAttggaggaagagaagaagatgCTCCAGATGGCTGAGGTTTGGCGTGAAGAGAGGGTACAAATGAAGCTGGTTGATGCAAAGCTGACACTTGAGAATAAGTATTCCCAGCTGAGCAATCTTCAGTATGAACTTGAGGATTTCCTTCGTTCCCAACCAGGCTGTAATATAGAAAAAGTAACAGTAAGGGAAGCAGAGAGGCTTAAAGAAGCAATCTGCTCTTCGGTGATAAATGGTATCAAGGAGTTCTCTTACAAGCCCCCTCCTTCAGAAGACATTTTTGCTGCATTCGAAGAACTCAAGCAAAGAGAAGATACTGCTGAGAAGGTGATTGTGCAATGTAACGGAAATAGGCCCAAGAGTCGTGCATCAAGAGCCCATACAGCTAGTCTTGAAACAGACATGTTCTTGGAGAATCAGCCAAGCAGATATTGCAATCAGCCTCGCACCCAAAATGAGGCGGCAGAAGATGATAGTGGATGGGAAACTGTAAGCGAAGTTGAGGAGAATGGGTGTAGTGATTCACCAGGAGGAAGTGAACCGTCTGTAAATGGCTTCTGTGGAGAAAACGATGCTTCCGTGAGTGGAACTGATTGGGATGAAAACTGTGACAATGATCAGGCACATAGTGAGATCAGTGAAGTTTGTTCAACAACAGCAGGCAGGTCTCGGAGTAAAAGGCCATTCGGCGGACTATGGAGATCATCAAACACTGTCGACCAAAAGAAAATGGGATCCAATACACTCAATGGTAGATCGTCAAATGGAAGGATGTCAAATGTCACTGAATCTCCTGACCTGAAGAACAGTGAGGTTTGTGACAGTCCGCACATCACAGGGCAATGGAGGCCGGACCTGCTAAACCCGGGCATTGTTCGAGCTATAAAAGGATGCATCGACCGGCCCCGAGGAGTGCAGAAGCACAGTTTGAAGTCCAAGATTCTGGAGGCAAGAATTGACAACAGTAAGGTCCAGCTGCGCCAAGCATTGAAGCAGAAGATATAG